ACCATGACTAGTACTAACGTTGATTTGATCAAACCATGCCCAGTAATTTGTGTCTTCCGGAGCTTGATCAAATTCGTTAATCAATTTCTCCCAGCCTGAAAAGGCTGTTCCAAAAAGAAAAATAACGAACACTAAAGATAGTAATAAACTTTTCCTCATGACATCCTCCATTTTATTTAAAAAAATTTCTACAATAAAAATATTTTATTTCTTCTAACAAGAATTTATCTCAACCCCTTATTCGACATTCACATATCACTTTGATTATTGCAAAAAATAGACCATATGAAAAATACACGCAGCTATACTGCAAAAATATCTACTATACTTACTTTAATTATCATTATGATAATTAAATATTATATTTTATTTAATAATATTTAGTACTATTTTATACCTAACTCTTTACATAATCGATGGAAATTGGGAGGAGCTAGTCCAAGTTTCCTTGCTGCCTCTGCGTCAGATAAACTTCTATCTCTAACATATCTTATAAACTCTGATTTTACCCTGATATCAAACTCTTTTAAAGTTGGTAATTCGTTATTAATTAAAGAAAAGTTAATCAAACTTTTCCCTACATCAGCCTTAATATCCAAAAATGCCATCGCAATTTCCCTGCTAACTCTAGCTACTCCATTCAATACAAGCCTTTGAATGAAATTTTTTAACTGCCTTACATTCCCTGGCCAATCATACTGTAATAAAAACTTTATAGCTTCTTTATCAAATGTCGGCTTTTCTATATTATACTCCCGCGAGAAAATGTCACAAAAATTTTCGATTAATACCTCAATATCTTCTCTTCTTTCTCTCAATGGTTTTATATTAATATTGAGAACATTCAACCTATAAAATAAATCCTCTCTTATTTTTTTCTCTTCTAAAATCCTTGTAATATCTTTATTTGTGGCAGATATAATTCGGACATCAACTCTATGTTTTCTTTCACTTCCGATCTTTTGTAGTTCACCCGTTTCTATTATCCTCAAAAGCTTTGCCTGAGCTTGAATTGACATTTCACCAATCTCATCAAGAAAAATTGTTCCTCCATTAGCCTTTTCAAACAAACCTACCTTTAACTCACTTGCTCCAGTAAAAGCCCCCTTTGTATAGCCAAATAATTCACTTTCAATTAATTCATTCGGAATCGCAGCGCAATTAACTGTAATATAATTTTCAAATCTCCTATGGCTTTTATAGTGAAGATGTAAAGCAACGAGTTCTTTCCCTACACCAGATTCACCGGTAATTAACACATTCGCGTCAGCTTTAGAATATTTATCTATCAGCATTTTGATATCTTCTATTTCTTTCGATATACCTACTATCTTATTTTGCATCAATATATTCTCAATATTTTTCTCTACTTTTACATCCGATCTATGTTTACTTAGTTCTAATTGCTTTCGCTCGTAGGCATTAATAACGGCCAGGATAAAATCTGTAGGTTGGTAAATATAATTGTCCATATCTACAGGGTACTTCGTCCCATACCAGCATGCACCACTTCTCATCAATTCATTTGCAAAATATACATCATTAACATTAATAGTCATCTTTGTTATCACAATTATCTGTATAAAAGGATCGATCTGCTTTATCTTTTTTATCAATTCCTCACCGTGCAGACTTCCTGAAAGCTGATAATCCATTATTACTACATCATCTTTTAATTTGTTCTTATTCAAATATTCTAAAAAGTCTTCTCCATCTCCAAATACACCATCAATTACATATTCGCGTGACATTGTCTTCAGTGTATTTTCAATTCGCTTAACATCAAATTCTTCATCCTCAAGAATAACTATCCTAATTTTACTATCAATTCTATGCCCCATAATAAGCACCTCCTCCTGTAATAGGTATTATAATTCTATATCTTGCCCACCTATCTTTATTTTCAGCAACAATATCCCATCCACACTTCTTGCAGTTTTCATAAGCTATATAACACCCATAGCCCGAATGCCCAACATTCTTTTTCGTAGTGACATTTTCTTTAAAAATAAGCTGGATACCATCTTCATCTTTTAACACGAGCTCAGATGGAAAATTTGCTCCATTATCCTCAATAATAATCTCACCAATATTTTTCTCTTTATAAATGGTGGTCTTAATCCTGATAACTACATTCTTACCTCCATTATGATCTATTTTATTCTGAATTAATGGCTCAAGAATTTCCCAGATAACAAACTCATTAATATTTAATATTGGAAATTCTTTATCCAGCTCCATTTTAAAATCATACCGGCTCGACATTTTATGTGTTCTTAAAAAAACATTTTTTACTAAAAATTTTATTACTTCATTAACATCAGTATGGAACATAGAACCTCTAATAATATGTATTGGTGGTTCAAATGTTTTCATATTATATATCACCCTCGATATAAACTTTGTATATTTTAAAACTCTATTTTTTACCTCCTCAATATTATTCTTATTAATTATATTCAAATCTTCATTTATAAATCCCATTATCTTTTCTGCCTTGTGGTGGGCATGATATATTCTTTTAGTAAAAAGCTGTTCCTTCCTGTGTTCTATTTCTGCTTTTAGCTTATTTGCTCTTTCCTCATAAAGTTGCGAAAGCGCTATATCCCTTTCTTTAAAAGTATAACTTGAAACAAAAAACATACCCAGAAGACCAAAAAGTATTATGGCAGTAAATATAGCCCCAGTCTCATTGTAAGATGAGGAGATTAATTTCTCAATATTTCTTAAATCAGGAACAACTCTCATATATACCATACCATAAAATTCACCCCATGGCACCAGTGGTACGCCCGCTTTAACTCCATTTTTTTCATCAAGATAGCTAATTATAACCTCATTATTCTTTAGCTCATCTCTAATTTCATAATACATTCTTAATGCAGGAAGTATAACTTCCTCCTCGCTTTGTACAGTACTATCACTTTTGAAAAAGAAACGATATAAACTGCGTCCATCATTTAAAAAATATAATCGATTGTTTCTTTCTAGAACCAAACACATTTCTTTTACATTTCTTTGGAGAAGTTGCTGGCTGAGAATTATATTAAACTTTTGTATTATTCTCCTTTCCTCTTCCTCCGTATTTGGCATATTACTATACGCCTGTTCTAGTAAAAGCTCTAAAGATGTTGTTGTAAGGTCTGCCACCCTTTCAACAAAATCTTTTCGATAAATCTCCATTGTTTTTAACAATAAAGATCTAGTTGAAGTATTATGTATCACAGTTAATATAACTTGAAAACCAACTATAGCCAAAAATAATATAACAAAGTGTCTACCCTCAAAATGACGCCATTTAAAATTTTTTACCTTCATAGTTATCCTCAATGATTAATAGAAAGTAATAGATTTCCAATTCCTTTATTTATTATAAATGGAACTTCAGAAACATCTAACTCACCTCTTAATAGCATATTGATATTGGAAGAAATTACATCTGATATTTTAGTATAATTGATATGAGAAGGACGAGAAATACTATAATTAAAATATTTATAATAGAATCTCAATTCTTGATCGATACTGGTATACTTTTCGTCAAGATAAAGCTTTTTAATAACAGGCAAGAACCCCCCTTTTGACCTTAATATCCATTGGGAATCCTCAGAGACCATATATTTTATGAAAGTAACAGCTTCATATTTATGAGGGGAATATTTGGAAATCATCAAATTCCAGCCTCCGATAACCGGGCGAGGTTCATTCCCCTTTTTAAAAGCAACATACGTTCTGTCTAAATTCTCAATTTTTTTAGTTTCAACACCCTCAACTAAATACATATCGTTAAAACTTGGCCATCCCCTAAAAAATGGAATATCATTTAATAGAGCATACTTCCAGCTTTCAATCTCATTAAACTCCGTAACCTCTATTGGAGCAATCCCATTATCAATCAACTTTTTCATGAAGTTAATGGTTCTTATAATAGTCGTATCCACAAAATTAAAGTCTTGCAGAGCCTGATAGTTGCCTCCTAAACCACCAAAAAATTCTACAAAATTACATACTAATCCTTCATAATTATCACCCTGAAATACATAAACCGGCTTGTCTTTATAATATCTTTTCTTAATTTCATAAAGGATCTCCCATGTAATAAATGGCTTATTGTTATCATCATAGCTAATTAAATCTTTAAACCTTTTTACCAAATCTTTTCTGTAATACAATAACCCTATATCGAAATAGATAGGAATACTGACAAGTACCCTGTTATTATAACACGTATTTAAAGCTGGTTTAATAAACCTATCCAGCTCCTGTCGGCTGAAATGTATAGATAGAGGTTCAGCCCAGCGTGAAAATCTTTCGACCCATACCTGATCTACGGCAAAAATATCTATAACACTACTTTTTGTTCTAAGGGCTCTTGCAATTATCTCTTTTCTGTCATTTGTGCTAAATTTAGTAAAAGGAAGATCAACAGGAATAACCTCTATTTTCCCTTTATACTTCTGATTAAATTTCAATATTGCTTCTCTATGTGCTTCGGAAATATTATCGGCGTAGTAGATTCTAACACTCTCTCTTTTAAATATTGGCAAGGAAATAGGCAATAAATAGACAACAAAAGAGATCAATATCGCAATTATTATTATCATTATATAAAATCCATACTTGTAGGTAATGGAAGAGCTTCTATCTTCACTCATTATAATAGCCTCCTATAAAAAATTATTATCATATTGATAATATAATATTTTTTATTTTATCATACGAAACCTTAATTTTATAATAAAAATAAAGAAATAAAAATATGGTATATTTGTTGCTTCAATAGTACTCAAGTTTTTTAATATGAATATGGGGGATTTAAAATGAAAGTCAGAATTTTTTTATTATTGTCACTAATTATACTTACTGTCCTTAATTGTAACAACAATTCAAATACCTTGCTTGATTCAAAAAATGAAGAAAAAATTGAATCACTAATAAGCCAGATGACATTAGAAGAAAAAATAGGGCAAATGTCTCAAGTTGATATAAGATTTATAAAAAAACCAGAAGATATTTATATATATGGATTCGGCTCCATCCTGAGTGGTGGCGGTGCACATCCACCACAGAACACTTCAGAAGCATGGGCCGAATTATATGACAGCCTACAAACATTAGCTCTTAAGAGCAGACTAAAAATTCCTATAATCTATGGAATAGATGCAGTACACGGGCATAATAATGTCATGGGTAGTGTTATATTTCCTCATAATATAGGTCTCGGAGCTACTCGTGATCCAGATTTGGTAAAAAAGGCTGCAAGAATAACCGCAATAGAAGTGTCAGCAACAGGGATAGACTGGACATTTGCACCATGCGTTGCTGTAACCCGAGATGAAAGATGGGGAAGGACCTATGAAAGCTTCGGTGAAGTACCGGATTTAGTTTCAATAATGAGTAGAGCCGCAGTAGAGGGATATCAGGGAGATAATCTGTCGAATATTACAACTGTAGTTGCCTGTGCAAAACATTTCATAGGTGATGGTGGAACAACAAATGGCGTTGATAGAGGTAATACTGAGATTGACGAGAAAACTTTAAGAGAAATACATCTGCCACCGTATAAAGCAGCAGTAGATGAGGGCGTAGCAACTATTATGGTATCCTATTCCAGCTGGAATGGAACAAAATGCCATGCAAGTAAATATCTTATAACTGACTTATTAAAAGAAGAAATTGGATTTAAAGGAATAGTAGTGTCAGATTACGCTGCTATTGACCAGATACCTGGAGATTATAGAAATGATATAAAGACGGCAATAAATGCCGGGATTGATATGGTAATGATTCCTGACAAATATGAGGAATTTATTTCATTACTTACTGACCTTGTTAAAAAAGGGGAGGTACCTGAAGAAAGAATTAACGATGCAGTAAGAAGAATTCTAAGGGTAAAGTTCGCTCTTGGTCTCTTTAATGACCCATTTTCCCATAGAGAATTGCTTTCAAAAATAGGCTCTGACGAGCATCGACAAATAGCGAGAGAATGCGTAAGGAAATCCATTGTTTTACTTAAAAATGAAAATAAAATTTTGCCATTATCAAAATACTTAAAAAGAATACATATATCAGGTAAAAACGCTAATGATATAGGAAACCAATGTGGGGGATGGACTATTTCCTGGCAGGGTTCCAGTGGAGATATTACTAAAGGGACAACAATTTATGAAGCAATAAAAAAATCCGTTTCAGATCAAACCAAGATAACTTTTTCCATAGATGGATTGAATGCAGAAGGAGCAGACGTTGCAATAGCTGTACTTGGTGAAACACCTTACGCAGAGATGCAAGGTGACAGACAGGATCTTCATCTTGATTCAAAAGACTTACAGACTCTGGAAAATCTTAAAAACTCAGGTGTACCAATTATCGTAATATTGGTAACTGGAAGACCACTCATTATAACAGAACAGCTAAAATATATCGATGCTTTGCTCGTCGCTTGGTTACCAGGTACTGAGGGTGAGGGTGTAACAGATATTCTTTTTGGTGATTATTCTCCAACAGGTAAACTGCCAATTAGTTGGCCAGCAAGTATGGACCAAATTCCAATCAATATCGGTGATAAAAATTACAATCCCTTATTTAAGTATGGATTTGGTCTATCATATTAACTGTTAACATATCTCCAGGTAAACCTGGCTCGAACTAATTCACTTAGTTTGTCTTTTTTTAAAATTATAGAACTGACATTAACTATATCGTTATTTTCTAAAGCTTTCATCCTGAATAATACATTATCACCTGCATAAGCTTCATTCTTATAATCAATATTTAATTCATATAATTGATATTTTTTCAAAAAATCATCTGGCATAGACCGCAAAAGCCAATCAACGTATACAACATTATTTACATGCCTGTTCAAATCGACATCATGTATTGATACCGGAAATTCTCTTTCAAAATCATAGCTGTCCGTCCCAGATATATCAGAAAAACCATCTGGGAAAGTTATCTTTTCAACAACTGTATTATCAGGAATAATTTTTCTAGCGCCTACCACTCTCTTTGATTTTATATCAAGCAAAGCCCATGATGTACTTGATAAGGCAACTAAAATGCCTTTCTCTGTGACAACCTCATAATCCCTAACAGCAAATTTTTCATTTACCTCAGAGTTCCATGTATATATTAAAATTTTATCTTTCCATGCTGGATATGAATAAAATCTAATTCTATAACGCGATAGAACCCAGGTAAGACCTCTCTTTATTAAATCTTCGTATGAAAAATGAAAAATTCCAGCATGTATTCCTGCCATTTCCTGAAGTAGATTCATTAAATATGTAACCTTTAATTTCCCCTTATGATCAATTCCAAAAGAGGGAATTGTAAATTTTTTTACATATATACTGTTTTCAACATAACTACTCGAAACCTCTCCTAGTTTCTTAGTTTTTATAATCTGCATGACATCTCTTATCCAGGAACATTCACAGGGATTTGGACATGGAGAAAGCTCCTCTACATGAAAGCAATAACCAGGGCAAACATTTTCACCAGTTAAACGTACTCTAAAAATCGGACCACTATGAAGTTCTTTAAATTTATAAGCATTCACTCCAATCGTTGATCCACAATCCTTATGATTAAATAAAAGGATTCCCAAATCTATATTTTTAAAATTTACCTGATATCTAGAAAGAGTTAGATTCTTATCGGAAATAAATTCATCGAGTGTTTTCCATTCGCTACCACAGCTACATCTTTTAAAAATAGTCCTGTATTTATTATTATCCAAATATTTAACTTGCTAATTATTCAGCTTTTCCAGCACTGCCGAGAACATTCTTGTTTTTATGTATAATTAAATTTTTCAATGCCTCTCTTGCTGGACCTAAATATTTTCTGGGGTCAAAAACTTCTGGTTGTTCATACAGTACCTGTCTAATCTTTGCAGTAACTACAAGCCTACCATCCGTATCAATATTTATCTTACATACAGCAGATTTCGCAGCCCTTCTCAATTGATCCTCGGGTACACCAACTGCACCTTCTAATTTCCCACCATACTTATTACACAATTCCACAAATTCCTGCGGCACTGACGAAGCACCATGTAAGACAATTGGGAAACCAGGTATTCTTTTTTCAATTTCTTCAAGTATATCAAATCTCAACGGCGGTGGGGTTTCTCCAGGCTTTACTTTAAATTTATACGCACCGTGGGATGTCCCTATCGAAATTGCAAGACTATCAACTCCAGTTCTTGAAACAAAATCCTCAACATCATCCGGATTTGTATAATGTGATTTTTCAGCAGAAACATGTTCTTCTATCCCGGCAAGTACTCCAAGCTCACCCTCAACAGTTACATCATATTGATGAGCAAAATCCACAACCTGTTTCGTTATCTTAATATTTTCCTCATAGGGAAGATGTGACCCATCAATCATCACTGATGAAAAACCCATTTCTATAACTGACTTACATAATTCAAACGAATCCCCATGGTCAAGATGTAAAGCAACCGGTACATTACTCCCCAGATCATCTCTCAGCATACGAATAGCACCCTCTGCCATATACCTCAATAATGTGGGATTAGCATAATTCCTTGCTCCCTTGGATACTTGCAATATAACTGGAGATTTACTCTCCGCACAACCCGTAATTACAGCCTGTAATTGTTCCATATTATTGAAATTATAAGCAGGAATTGCATAGCCCCCTTCCATAGCCTTTCTAAACATCTCTCTGGTATTTACAAACCCTAAATCGCTATAATGTACCATCTTTCCTCTCCTCTCCTTTTAATTAACAGCTCTAAATATAGAAAAAAGATTAGACTTTTTCTAACAAGTTTTTATTCTCTAGTGAATATACAACTATTCCATCTCTTAACTTAGGTTCAAACCATGTTGACTTTGGTGGCATTATTTTATTATCATTAGAAATATTAATAATATCTTCTATATCAACAGGGTATAATGAAAATCCAGTTATCGCATTCCCCATATCCACTTTTTTCTTTATCTGTTCAACTGAATCAAAACCACCAATATATTCAATCCTATCACTTTGACTCGGATTATGAATATTAAAATAAGGTTTTAGAATAAATTCGTGTAGAATATTTACATCAAGATTTTTAGCAATGTCATCATTTTTCTTAGATCTTAATCTTATTGAAAAACACTTTCCATCACAATAAAATCTAATATCCCCTTTTCTATTAGGTATTAAATCTTTTACCTGTTTTACATAAAATATTTTTGAGATATAATCAATAAAATCATCCAGTAAAAAGTGCTCAACTCCTTTTATAATCCTATTATATGAAAGTATGAGTAACTGATCATGAGGAAATATAACAGACAAAAGCCAGCTATTAAGATTAGAAAAAGATTTATCTTTTGAATTTTTGAAAATATTATATGCCGCTTCTGCTCTATGGTGTCCATCAGCTATATAAAGAAAATCTATCTCTTTAAAAAAATCTTCTATATTAAGAATTAAATCTTTCCTATTAACCGCCCACAATTTATTGAGAACACCATTTTCGTCTGAAAATTCAAAAACAGGTTTCTCCATTAAAACCGAACCAATTAATCCCTTAAAATTGCGATCATCTTTAAAAAATAACATAACTGGTCCAGTTTGTGCTTTAACAACTTCAATATGTTTTGTTCTATCTATCAACTTTTCTTCTCTTGTTAATTCATGCTTTTTAATCCGACCACTTTCATAATCCTCCATTGATACTATTGCATACAGACCTATCCTTTCCTTTTTATTAAACTTTTGTGATAGAACATAAAAATGAGGGGCATTGTCTAAAATGAATATTTTCTTCCTTAAAAACCACTGCCAGTTTTCCCTTGCTTTTTTATAAATAATACTATCATACTCATTAAAACTATCATCAAATAGCCCATCCGCCCTTGTAACTTTAAAAAATGACAACTCATTCATTGACAATGCTTTCCTAACATCATCCCGCGACACAACATCATACGGGGGGGTAGTTACATTTTTTACATATTCTTTCTTTGGCCTGAATCCACAAAAGAGTTTGATTATCATGATTTTATAGCCTTAAAATATAATCCTTTTAACAAAAATCTTTTTTAGCAAAATATTTTCATACTTCTAAAATTTATTTTATATTCAAGATTTTGAATATAAAAGCATATTCAAAGGCAATATCTTTCAAATAATCATATCTTCCTGAATGACCGAAATGTCCTGCGTTCATATTAGTTTTTAATAAAAGTAGATTATTATCTTTTTTCATCGCACGCAATTTCGCCACCCATTTAGCTGGTTCCCAGTATTGCACCCTTGGATCATACAATCCGGCAGTAACGAGGATATTAGGATACTCCTGATTAGTTACATTATCATATGGAGAATAGGATTTGATATACCAGTAATATGGCTCTTCGTTGGGACTGCCCCACTCATCATATTCAATAACTGTAAGAGGGATAGTTTGATCTAACATTGTATTTAATACATCCACAAAAGGTACCTTTGCAATTACCACCTTAAATAAATCGGGTCGAAAATTAACCACAGCACCCATAAGTAAACCACCAGCACTTCCTCCAGATATAACCAATTTATCCTTTGATGTATAATTGTTGTTAATTAAGTACTCGGCAACATCTATGAAATCATAGAAGGTGTTCTTTTTCTTTAATAATTTACCTTTAAGATACCAGCTTCTACCGAGTGCACCTCCTCCTCTAATGTGGGCGATTGCATAAAGAAATCCCCTATCAAGTAAAGGAAGCCTGTTAGAACTAAATCTCGGATCTATAACCGAACCATAGGATCCATAACCGTAAAGGTAACACGAATGATTACCATCTTTCTTATAACTTTTTTTATACAAAAGGGAAACAGGTATTCTTACACCATCCCTTGCCTTTACCCATATTCGTTCCGTTTTATAATTCCTTGAATCATAACCTGGTATTTCATCAACTTTCCTGAGGATAGCCTCGCCAGTTTCTGTATTAAAATCATATACAGCGCGGGGAGTTATCAAAGAATTATAAATATATCTTAACATAGGTGTATTATACTCATAGTTTTCACCAAAACTCATAGTGTAAACTTCTTCATTTGATGGTATGTTATATTCACTTCCACTTACTAGATTCATTACTTTCAACTTTCTAAGACCATCTTCTCTATAATCTATCACAAGGAAATTTCTAAAAGGATACACATTATATATCATCTTCAGTGAATCATGTTTTATAAAATCTGTCCAGTTTTTTTCAGAAGGATCATTAACAGGTGCTTTTACAACCTTGAAATTCATAGCGTTTTTATTGGTTGTGATGTAGAAATAATCTCCGTTATGAGATATATAATACTCTATTCCATATTCCCTCTTTTTTATTAACTTCAAATTATTAGTGGTACTATTGGCTTTCAAAAAATAGACTTCAGATGTAACCTGGCTATTCAGTTCAATAAAAATATACTCACCGCTTCTTGATCTACGCACAGATACATAGAATTTACCATCATTTTCCTGATAAATGAGATTGTCATTTTTAAAATCATCTCCGACAATATGCCTGTATACCCTGTAGGGTCTCAAGGTTGAATCGAGTGTCGTATAAAATAGGGTCTTACCATCACTTCCCCACGCAACACCATAGTAAACGTTCGGTATGCTTTCTCTCAAAAATCTATTACTTCCAATATCTTTTAACCTCAAGTAATACATTTCTCTGCCTGTTGTATCAATTAGAAATGCTATATATCTCTGGTCGGGGCTTAATGTCACAGAAGCAACTCTGCAATATTTTTTACCTTTGGCCAATTTATTTACATCAAGATAGACTTGCTCTTCAGCATCAATCGATCCCCTTTTACGACAATAGATAGGATATTGTTTACCTTTCTCATATTTAATGTAATAGTAGTAGTCTCCATTTTTAGAGGGAACAGATTGCTTATCTTCTTTCAAGTATTTTTTAAGTTCCTTAAACAGCTTT
The Candidatus Neomarinimicrobiota bacterium DNA segment above includes these coding regions:
- a CDS encoding sigma-54-dependent Fis family transcriptional regulator, producing the protein MGHRIDSKIRIVILEDEEFDVKRIENTLKTMSREYVIDGVFGDGEDFLEYLNKNKLKDDVVIMDYQLSGSLHGEELIKKIKQIDPFIQIIVITKMTINVNDVYFANELMRSGACWYGTKYPVDMDNYIYQPTDFILAVINAYERKQLELSKHRSDVKVEKNIENILMQNKIVGISKEIEDIKMLIDKYSKADANVLITGESGVGKELVALHLHYKSHRRFENYITVNCAAIPNELIESELFGYTKGAFTGASELKVGLFEKANGGTIFLDEIGEMSIQAQAKLLRIIETGELQKIGSERKHRVDVRIISATNKDITRILEEKKIREDLFYRLNVLNINIKPLRERREDIEVLIENFCDIFSREYNIEKPTFDKEAIKFLLQYDWPGNVRQLKNFIQRLVLNGVARVSREIAMAFLDIKADVGKSLINFSLINNELPTLKEFDIRVKSEFIRYVRDRSLSDAEAARKLGLAPPNFHRLCKELGIK
- a CDS encoding DUF1015 domain-containing protein, encoding MIIKLFCGFRPKKEYVKNVTTPPYDVVSRDDVRKALSMNELSFFKVTRADGLFDDSFNEYDSIIYKKARENWQWFLRKKIFILDNAPHFYVLSQKFNKKERIGLYAIVSMEDYESGRIKKHELTREEKLIDRTKHIEVVKAQTGPVMLFFKDDRNFKGLIGSVLMEKPVFEFSDENGVLNKLWAVNRKDLILNIEDFFKEIDFLYIADGHHRAEAAYNIFKNSKDKSFSNLNSWLLSVIFPHDQLLILSYNRIIKGVEHFLLDDFIDYISKIFYVKQVKDLIPNRKGDIRFYCDGKCFSIRLRSKKNDDIAKNLDVNILHEFILKPYFNIHNPSQSDRIEYIGGFDSVEQIKKKVDMGNAITGFSLYPVDIEDIINISNDNKIMPPKSTWFEPKLRDGIVVYSLENKNLLEKV
- a CDS encoding class II fructose-1,6-bisphosphate aldolase, encoding MVHYSDLGFVNTREMFRKAMEGGYAIPAYNFNNMEQLQAVITGCAESKSPVILQVSKGARNYANPTLLRYMAEGAIRMLRDDLGSNVPVALHLDHGDSFELCKSVIEMGFSSVMIDGSHLPYEENIKITKQVVDFAHQYDVTVEGELGVLAGIEEHVSAEKSHYTNPDDVEDFVSRTGVDSLAISIGTSHGAYKFKVKPGETPPPLRFDILEEIEKRIPGFPIVLHGASSVPQEFVELCNKYGGKLEGAVGVPEDQLRRAAKSAVCKINIDTDGRLVVTAKIRQVLYEQPEVFDPRKYLGPAREALKNLIIHKNKNVLGSAGKAE
- a CDS encoding glycoside hydrolase family 3 C-terminal domain-containing protein; its protein translation is MKVRIFLLLSLIILTVLNCNNNSNTLLDSKNEEKIESLISQMTLEEKIGQMSQVDIRFIKKPEDIYIYGFGSILSGGGAHPPQNTSEAWAELYDSLQTLALKSRLKIPIIYGIDAVHGHNNVMGSVIFPHNIGLGATRDPDLVKKAARITAIEVSATGIDWTFAPCVAVTRDERWGRTYESFGEVPDLVSIMSRAAVEGYQGDNLSNITTVVACAKHFIGDGGTTNGVDRGNTEIDEKTLREIHLPPYKAAVDEGVATIMVSYSSWNGTKCHASKYLITDLLKEEIGFKGIVVSDYAAIDQIPGDYRNDIKTAINAGIDMVMIPDKYEEFISLLTDLVKKGEVPEERINDAVRRILRVKFALGLFNDPFSHRELLSKIGSDEHRQIARECVRKSIVLLKNENKILPLSKYLKRIHISGKNANDIGNQCGGWTISWQGSSGDITKGTTIYEAIKKSVSDQTKITFSIDGLNAEGADVAIAVLGETPYAEMQGDRQDLHLDSKDLQTLENLKNSGVPIIVILVTGRPLIITEQLKYIDALLVAWLPGTEGEGVTDILFGDYSPTGKLPISWPASMDQIPINIGDKNYNPLFKYGFGLSY
- a CDS encoding S9 family peptidase; its protein translation is MLPFCRKECNPPVADKIPHYDTIFNDIRVDNYYWLRERSSQRVIDYLNDENRYTDWVMKDTRRLQKKLFKELKKYLKEDKQSVPSKNGDYYYYIKYEKGKQYPIYCRKRGSIDAEEQVYLDVNKLAKGKKYCRVASVTLSPDQRYIAFLIDTTGREMYYLRLKDIGSNRFLRESIPNVYYGVAWGSDGKTLFYTTLDSTLRPYRVYRHIVGDDFKNDNLIYQENDGKFYVSVRRSRSGEYIFIELNSQVTSEVYFLKANSTTNNLKLIKKREYGIEYYISHNGDYFYITTNKNAMNFKVVKAPVNDPSEKNWTDFIKHDSLKMIYNVYPFRNFLVIDYREDGLRKLKVMNLVSGSEYNIPSNEEVYTMSFGENYEYNTPMLRYIYNSLITPRAVYDFNTETGEAILRKVDEIPGYDSRNYKTERIWVKARDGVRIPVSLLYKKSYKKDGNHSCYLYGYGSYGSVIDPRFSSNRLPLLDRGFLYAIAHIRGGGALGRSWYLKGKLLKKKNTFYDFIDVAEYLINNNYTSKDKLVISGGSAGGLLMGAVVNFRPDLFKVVIAKVPFVDVLNTMLDQTIPLTVIEYDEWGSPNEEPYYWYIKSYSPYDNVTNQEYPNILVTAGLYDPRVQYWEPAKWVAKLRAMKKDNNLLLLKTNMNAGHFGHSGRYDYLKDIAFEYAFIFKILNIK
- a CDS encoding extracellular solute-binding protein gives rise to the protein MSEDRSSSITYKYGFYIMIIIIAILISFVVYLLPISLPIFKRESVRIYYADNISEAHREAILKFNQKYKGKIEVIPVDLPFTKFSTNDRKEIIARALRTKSSVIDIFAVDQVWVERFSRWAEPLSIHFSRQELDRFIKPALNTCYNNRVLVSIPIYFDIGLLYYRKDLVKRFKDLISYDDNNKPFITWEILYEIKKRYYKDKPVYVFQGDNYEGLVCNFVEFFGGLGGNYQALQDFNFVDTTIIRTINFMKKLIDNGIAPIEVTEFNEIESWKYALLNDIPFFRGWPSFNDMYLVEGVETKKIENLDRTYVAFKKGNEPRPVIGGWNLMISKYSPHKYEAVTFIKYMVSEDSQWILRSKGGFLPVIKKLYLDEKYTSIDQELRFYYKYFNYSISRPSHINYTKISDVISSNINMLLRGELDVSEVPFIINKGIGNLLLSINH
- a CDS encoding ATP-binding protein, translated to MKVKNFKWRHFEGRHFVILFLAIVGFQVILTVIHNTSTRSLLLKTMEIYRKDFVERVADLTTTSLELLLEQAYSNMPNTEEEERRIIQKFNIILSQQLLQRNVKEMCLVLERNNRLYFLNDGRSLYRFFFKSDSTVQSEEEVILPALRMYYEIRDELKNNEVIISYLDEKNGVKAGVPLVPWGEFYGMVYMRVVPDLRNIEKLISSSYNETGAIFTAIILFGLLGMFFVSSYTFKERDIALSQLYEERANKLKAEIEHRKEQLFTKRIYHAHHKAEKIMGFINEDLNIINKNNIEEVKNRVLKYTKFISRVIYNMKTFEPPIHIIRGSMFHTDVNEVIKFLVKNVFLRTHKMSSRYDFKMELDKEFPILNINEFVIWEILEPLIQNKIDHNGGKNVVIRIKTTIYKEKNIGEIIIEDNGANFPSELVLKDEDGIQLIFKENVTTKKNVGHSGYGCYIAYENCKKCGWDIVAENKDRWARYRIIIPITGGGAYYGA